Proteins encoded by one window of Ovis canadensis isolate MfBH-ARS-UI-01 breed Bighorn chromosome 14, ARS-UI_OviCan_v2, whole genome shotgun sequence:
- the ZNF671 gene encoding LOW QUALITY PROTEIN: zinc finger protein 671 (The sequence of the model RefSeq protein was modified relative to this genomic sequence to represent the inferred CDS: inserted 3 bases in 2 codons; deleted 1 base in 1 codon; substituted 4 bases at 4 genomic stop codons), with the protein MLETLALLASLGIIPTRSHFIMXLEQREEPWVPAQVEMTPATEKEPHMGHHCHAVEAEAASSEQTVSLEGMSPFRTPVAARRPSHMTCLTQYQKTSFILLNNQEGKARQKPHKCEAYGRQFWFSADLHQHQKQHSGEKFFRKDETKDSXKSYRICVMEKIYEHGEDRMHMPAPSDLKHWVSHDKMKPHMSTGCGGALRTEQKINKCSECGKSFTXKDTLAXHQRIYTGERPHECSICGKFFSQSCDLLKHQTIHTGERPYKCNECRKIFRHVSGLLEHRXVHTGERLFHCSNCGKFFSSKSNLIQHQEVHTGARPYMCSECGKVFNCKYTLILHQRTHTGEEPYECSECGKTFSQSSHLHVHWRVHXSDYKCRKCGRAFSCISKLIQHQKVHSGDKLYECSRCGKAFAQRPNVTQHWKLHMGAGAAGRVQLQMHACSPPEDSH; encoded by the exons atgctggagaccttggcgcTTTTAGCTTCCCTGG GAATCATACCCACCAGATCACACTTCATCATGTAgctggagcagagggaggagCCCTGGGTGCCTGCCCAGGTGGAGATGACTCCAGCCACAGAGAAAGAGCCTCATATGGGAC ATCATTGCCACGCAGTGGAGGCTGAGGCTGCTTCCTCTGAGCAGACtgtttctttagaaggaatgtcACCATTTAGGACTCCTGTGGCAGCTCGAAGACCCAGCCATATGACATGTCTGACCCAGTATCAAAAGACATCTTTCATCCTGCTGAATAACCAGGAGGGGAAAGCCAGGCAGAAGCCACACAAGTGTGAGGCCTATGGGAGACAGTTCTGGTTCAGTGCAGACCTCCATCAGCACCAGAAACAGCACAGTGGAGAGAAATTCTTCAGGAAGGATGAGACCAAGGACTC GAAAAGCTACAGAATCTGTGTGATGGAGAAGATCTATGAACATGGTGAAGACAGAATGCACATGCCAGCCCCCTCTGACCTAAAGCACTGGGTCTCTCATGACAAAATGAAG CCCCACATGAGCACTGGGTGTGGGGGAGCCCTTAGAACTGAACAGAAGATTAACaaatgcagtgaatgtgggaaatcaTTTACCTAGAAAGACACGCTTGCTTGACACCAGAGAATCTACACTGGAGAGAGACCTCATGAGTGCAGCATATGTGGGAAATTCTTTAGCCAAAGCTGCGACCTTTTGAAACATCAGACCATACACACCGGTGAAAGGCCTTACAAGTGCAATGAATGCAGGAAAATTTTCAGACATGTCTCTGGCCTGCTTGAACACAGGTGAGTTCACACAGGAGAAAGGCTCTTTCACTGCAgtaactgcggaaaattctttaGCAGCAAGTCGAACCTCATTCAACACCAGGAGGTTCACACAGGAGCAAGGCCATACatgtgcagtgaatgtgggaaagtGTTCAACTGCAAATACACACTGATTCTGCACCAGAGAACTCACACTGGAGAAGAGCCCTATGAGTGCAGCGAATGTGGGAAGACCTTCAGCCAGAGCTCCCACCTTCATGTACACTGGCGAGTTC ACAGTGACTACAAGTGCAGGAAATGTGGGAGAGCCTTCAGCTGCATCTCCAAACTCATTCAGCACCAGAAGGTCCATTCTGGAGACAAGCTTTATGAGTGTAGCAGGTGTGGGAAGGCCTTTGCTCAAAGGCCAAACGTCACTCAGCACTGGAAGCTTCACATGGGAGCAGGGGCTGCTGGAAGAGTTCAACTGCAAATGCATGCTTGTTCTCCACCAGAGGACTCACACTAG